From a region of the Torulaspora globosa chromosome 7, complete sequence genome:
- the NUF2 gene encoding kinetochore-associated Ndc80 complex subunit NUF2 (ancestral locus Anc_3.149), whose protein sequence is MSMDIFPLLDTLELATCLQSCDFSLATEDNIARPTSQFVITLYKQIIDSFMGISPDYLPGNGKRKIEESEPGYGEETGFSESMQVLVLNKICYRFFQNIGVADFNLTDLYRPDAHRTKRILSAVVNYARFREERMFDCNKFISETETLLGQLRSRFDDYNLLQQQIKRYEDEERKIEGLASQGNGDELQALEENNRSIEMQLKKLTQLQESLSIDYNNYKEEKQKLLKELEALGFQIVELDSEREKLKRYSESNMDELENSIAELQRSLDSKREKLATLEDRQRNFHTSTQTFNRVIEEVYDVLQVLSTKIRDSHREEENLIDFKQQLLMRRDKLRNVLNSGVMVKLAILDEQIESQKTKLASFYQSSKASHEDNADQISKLQEKYTKEIVPKIQETEIHIEQNLLVGQVKKLEEDMHKLKIDFQREVDQIDTEHSLLANHMNNYMTIMLERMD, encoded by the coding sequence ATGAGCATGGATATATTCCCCCTATTAGACACCTTAGAACTGGCAACATGCTTGCAAAGTTGCGACTTTTCGCTGGCAACAGAAGATAATATAGCACGTCCCACATCGCAATTCGTTATTACGCTTTACAAGCAGATTATAGACAGTTTCATGGGCATATCACCAGATTACCTACCTGGAAATGGGAAGCGCAAGATAGAAGAGTCGGAGCCAGGGTATGGTGAAGAGACCGGTTTCTCTGAAAGCATGCAGGTTCTGGTGCTTAATAAGATCTGTTATAGGTTCTTCCAGAATATAGGAGTGGCTGATTTCAACCTTACGGATCTGTACAGACCGGATGCACATAGGACTAAGAGGATATTGAGTGCTGTGGTCAACTACGCAAGGTTTCGAGAGGAGAGGATGTTTGATTGCAATAAGTTTATCTCCGAAACAGAGACACTATTGGGCCAACTGCGATCAAGGTTTGACGATTATAATCttctgcaacagcagatTAAGCGGTatgaagatgaggagcGAAAGATCGAAGGCTTGGCGTCCCAAGGCAATGgagatgagcttcaagctcttgaagaaaacaacaGAAGTATCGAgatgcaattgaagaagctgacTCAGCTACAGGAGAGTTTGTCGATAGATTACAACAACTACAAGGAGGAGAAACAAAAAttgctgaaggagctggaagcACTGGGATTTCAGATTGTGGAACTCGATTCTGAAAGAGAGAAGCTGAAACGGTATTCAGAGAGTAATATGGACGAACTGGAAAATAGCATAGCCGAGTTGCAACGCTCTTTAGATTCTAAAAGGGAGAAATTAGCCACTTTAGAAGACCGACAGCGGAATTTTCATACTTCCACTCAAACTTTCAACAGagtcattgaagaagtctACGACGTGTTACAGGTTCTCTCTACGAAGATACGGGATTCACATCGTGAAGAGGAAAATTTGATTGAtttcaagcagcagctaTTGATGCGACGCGATAAACTGCGAAACGTACTAAATTCCGGTGTCATGGTTAAGCTCGCGATACTTGACGAGCAAATAGAGAGTCAGAAGACTAAGTTGGCCAGTTTCTATCAATCATCAAAAGCCAGTCATGAAGATAACGCTgatcaaatttcaaaactGCAGGAAAAGTATACAAAGGAAATTGTGCCTAAAATACAAGAGACCGAGATTCATATTGAGCAAAATTTGCTTGTTGGTCAAGtgaaaaagctggaagaggATATGCACAAGCTGAAGATCG